From the genome of Aspergillus fumigatus Af293 chromosome 1, whole genome shotgun sequence, one region includes:
- the rab11 gene encoding Rab family GTPase, which translates to MANDEYDFLFKVVLIGDSGVGKSNLLSRFTRNEFNLDSKSTIGVEFATRSIQVDSKTIKAQIWDTAGQERYRAITSAYYRGAVGALLVYDISKHQTYDNVNRWLKELRDHADSNIVIMLVGNKSDLRHLRAVPTDEAKQFASENNLSFIETSALDASNVELAFQNILTEIYRIVSSKALDNGDSGQAPLSSGRTIEVSKAPDTESKQGCC; encoded by the exons ATGGCTAACGATGAATATGAT TTTCTCTTCAAGG TCGTCCTTATTGGCGATTCCGGCGTTGGCAAGTCCAACCTTCTGAGTCGATTCACCCGCAACGAGTTCAACCTAGACTCCAAGTCTACCATTGGTGTCGAGTTCGCAACCCGCTCAATCCAGGTGGACTCTAAGACAATCAAGGCGCAGATCTGGGATACTGCCGGTCAGGAACGCTACCGTGCCATTACATCTGCCTATTACCGTGGCGCCGTCGGTGCCCTTCTTGTGTACGATATCAGCAAACACCAGACCTACGACAATGTCAACCGCTGGTTGAAGGAACTCCGTGATCACGCCGACTccaacatcgtcatcatgctTGTCGGGAACAAGAGTGATTTGAGACACCTTCGCGCCGTGCCAACAGATGAGGCTAAGCAATTTGCGA GCGAGAACAACCTCTCTTTCATCGAAACATCTGCGCTTGACGCAAGCAATGTTGAGCTTGCTTTTCAAAACATCCTCACAG AAATTTACCGCATCGTCTCCAGCAAGGCTTTGGATAATGGTGACTCCGGACAAGCCCCCCTCAGCAGCGGCCGCACGATTGAAGTCAGCAAGGCTCCGGATACTGAGTCGAAGCAAGGCTGCTGTTAA